A region of Vigna radiata var. radiata cultivar VC1973A chromosome 6, Vradiata_ver6, whole genome shotgun sequence DNA encodes the following proteins:
- the LOC106764369 gene encoding LOB domain-containing protein 13 isoform X1 produces the protein MFGHQDIDRLEEITKVRAEVEASSQMGRKHFYGPTPGITLNTVTPCAACKLLRRRCAEECPFSPYFSPHEPQKFVAVHKVFGASNVSKMLLEVPEGQRADAANSLVYEANLRLRDPVYGCMGAISALQQQVQSLQAELNAIRAEILKYKYREAASLISSNHAALVSSADAISAAIPTNSQPQGLSQPLTPPPPPKPLHTPPLKPLPSPSVILSSFSSSSTSSVYTPPKSSMSLGSISSTENVPYFV, from the exons ATGTTTGGACATCAGGATATAG ATAGATTAGAGGAGATAACAAAGGTGAGAGCAGAGGTGGAGGCATCTTCTCAAATGGGAAGGAAGCATTTCTATGGTCCAACTCCTGGGATAACCTTAAACACAGTAACCCCTTGTGCTGCATGCAAGCTTTTGAGAAGAAGGTGTGCTGAAGAATGCCCTTTCTCTCCTTATTTTTCACCACATGAGCCTCAAAAGTTCGTAGCCGTTCACAAAGTCTTTGGTGCAAGCAATGTCTCCAAGATGCTTCTG GAGGTACCAGAGGGCCAAAGAGCTGATGCAGCAAATAGCCTTGTCTACGAAGCTAACTTGAGGCTAAGAGATCCTGTGTATGGATGCATGGGTGCAATATCAGCTTTGCAGCAACAAGTTCAATCTTTACAAGCAGAACTAAATGCAATAAGGGCAGAGatactaaaatacaaatatagaGAGGCTGCAAGTCTCATTTCTTCTAATCATGCAGCTTTGGTTTCTTCAGCTGATGCAATCTCAGCAGCAATTCCCACAAACTCACAACCACAAGGTCTTTCTCAACCTCTtactcctcctcctccaccaaaACCATTGCATACTCCTCCACTAAAACCATTGCCTTCTCCTTCTGTTATCCTTTCATCCttctcttcatcttcaacttcttcTGTGTACACTCCTCCTAAAAGCTCAATGAGCCTTGGATCCATTTCCAGCACTGAAAATGTCCCATACTTTGTTTAG
- the LOC106764369 gene encoding LOB domain-containing protein 13 isoform X2 — MGRKHFYGPTPGITLNTVTPCAACKLLRRRCAEECPFSPYFSPHEPQKFVAVHKVFGASNVSKMLLEVPEGQRADAANSLVYEANLRLRDPVYGCMGAISALQQQVQSLQAELNAIRAEILKYKYREAASLISSNHAALVSSADAISAAIPTNSQPQGLSQPLTPPPPPKPLHTPPLKPLPSPSVILSSFSSSSTSSVYTPPKSSMSLGSISSTENVPYFV; from the exons ATGGGAAGGAAGCATTTCTATGGTCCAACTCCTGGGATAACCTTAAACACAGTAACCCCTTGTGCTGCATGCAAGCTTTTGAGAAGAAGGTGTGCTGAAGAATGCCCTTTCTCTCCTTATTTTTCACCACATGAGCCTCAAAAGTTCGTAGCCGTTCACAAAGTCTTTGGTGCAAGCAATGTCTCCAAGATGCTTCTG GAGGTACCAGAGGGCCAAAGAGCTGATGCAGCAAATAGCCTTGTCTACGAAGCTAACTTGAGGCTAAGAGATCCTGTGTATGGATGCATGGGTGCAATATCAGCTTTGCAGCAACAAGTTCAATCTTTACAAGCAGAACTAAATGCAATAAGGGCAGAGatactaaaatacaaatatagaGAGGCTGCAAGTCTCATTTCTTCTAATCATGCAGCTTTGGTTTCTTCAGCTGATGCAATCTCAGCAGCAATTCCCACAAACTCACAACCACAAGGTCTTTCTCAACCTCTtactcctcctcctccaccaaaACCATTGCATACTCCTCCACTAAAACCATTGCCTTCTCCTTCTGTTATCCTTTCATCCttctcttcatcttcaacttcttcTGTGTACACTCCTCCTAAAAGCTCAATGAGCCTTGGATCCATTTCCAGCACTGAAAATGTCCCATACTTTGTTTAG
- the LOC106764301 gene encoding putative pentatricopeptide repeat-containing protein At1g12700, mitochondrial isoform X2, whose product MLHMHPTPPTFQFNKILSSLMNSKHYPSTISLYKQMEFTGVDPDFFTLNILVNCFCHLGQMAFAFSVMGKGLKLGHYPTTITLSTLMKGLCLKGEVKKALNFHDKVLTQGFRLDEISYGTLINGVCKIGETRAAIRLLRMIEGRSIKPNLIMYSTIIDSLCKDSLVTEACDLYSEMVVKGISPDVVTYTILICGFCTVGQLNKAIGLLNEMVLKNIDPDIYTYSILIDALCKEGKVKEARNVFAVMVKACLKPDVIVCSTLMDGYFLVNEVNSAKHVFYSMTQMGVTPDVHCYTIMIHGLCKIKMVDDAMNLFKEMHLKNMVPDTVTYTSLIAGLCKSGRISYVWDLIGQMHDVGQPLDVITYNNLIDALCKNGHLDKAIEFFNKMKNQGIQPNVYTFTILLDGLCKGGKLKNAQEVFLDLLTKGYCLNAKTYTVLINGLCKEGLLDEALALWSKMENNGCIPDAVTFEIMIRAFFEEDENDKAEKFLYEMIARGLL is encoded by the coding sequence ATGCTTCATATGCATCCTACCCCACCCACATTCCAATTTAACAAGATTTTAAGTTCCCTTATGAATAGTAAGCATTACCCTTCTACTATTTCTCTTTATAAGCAGATGGAATTCACTGGAGTTGATCCTGACTTTTTCACTTTGAACATATTGGTTAACTGTTTCTGCCACTTAGGTCAAATGGCCTTCGCTTTCTCTGTAATGGGCAAGGGTCTCAAACTGGGTCATTACCCAACTACCATAACCTTGAGCACTCTCATGAAAGGTCTCTGTCTTAAGGGTGAGGTCAAAAAAGCTCTGAACTTTCATGACAAGGTGTTGACACAAGGGTTTCGGCTGGATGAGATTAGTTATGGGACTTTGATCAATGGGGTGTGTAAAATAGGAGAAACAAGAGCTGCCATTAGGTTGTTGAGAATGATTGAAGGAAGGTCTATTAAGCCTAATTTGATAATGTATAGCACAATCATTGATAGTCTATGCAAAGATAGTCTTGTTACTGAGGCTTGTGATTTATATTCTGAAATGGTTGTGAAGGGAATTTCTCCTGATGTTGTCACTTACACTATTTTAATATGTGGTTTTTGCACTGTGGGTCAACTAAACAAAGCAATTGGTTTGTTAAATGAAATGGTATTGAAAAATATCGACCCAGATATTTATACCTATAGTATATTGATTGATGCTTTATGTAAGGAAGGAAAGGTAAAAGAAGCTAGAAATGTGTTTGCTGTGATGGTCAAAGCATGTTTGAAACCTGATGTTATTGTTTGTAGTACTTTAATGGATGGATATTTCTTAGTTAATGAAGTGAACAGTGCAAAACATGTATTCTACTCTATGACTCAAATGGGAGTAACTCCTGATGTTCACTGCTATACTATCATGATTCATGGACTATGTAAGATTAAAATGGTGGATGATGCTATGAATCTTTTTAAAGAAATGCACTTGAAAAATATGGTTCCTGATACAGTGACTTATACTTCTCTTATTGCTGGTTTGTGCAAATCAGGAAGAATCTCTTATGTTTGGGATCTTATTGGTCAGATGCATGATGTAGGTCAACCTCTTGATGTAATCACTTATAATAACTTAATAGATGCTTTATGCAAAAATGGTCATCTTGACAAAGCAATTGAATTCttcaacaaaatgaaaaaccaaGGAATTCAGCCAAATGTGTACACATTCACTATACTTCTTGATGGACTTTGTAAAGGTGGAAAGCTTAAGAATGCACAAGAGGTTTTTCTAGATCTTTTGACTAAAGGCTATTGTTTAAACGCCAAAACATATACTGTTTTGATCAACGGGCTTTGTAAAGAGGGCTTGCTTGATGAAGCATTGGCCTTATGGtcaaaaatggaaaacaatGGTTGCATTCCAGATGCTGtaacttttgaaataatgaTTCGTGCTTtctttgaagaagatgaaaatgataagGCGGAGAAATTTCTTTATGAAATGATTGCTAGAGGCCTATTGTAA
- the LOC106764301 gene encoding putative pentatricopeptide repeat-containing protein At1g12700, mitochondrial isoform X5, whose protein sequence is MAFAFSVMGKGLKLGHYPTTITLSTLMKGLCLKGEVKKALNFHDKVLTQGFRLDEISYGTLINGVCKIGETRAAIRLLRMIEGRSIKPNLIMYSTIIDSLCKDSLVTEACDLYSEMVVKGISPDVVTYTILICGFCTVGQLNKAIGLLNEMVLKNIDPDIYTYSILIDALCKEGKVKEARNVFAVMVKACLKPDVIVCSTLMDGYFLVNEVNSAKHVFYSMTQMGVTPDVHCYTIMIHGLCKIKMVDDAMNLFKEMHLKNMVPDTVTYTSLIAGLCKSGRISYVWDLIGQMHDVGQPLDVITYNNLIDALCKNGHLDKAIEFFNKMKNQGIQPNVYTFTILLDGLCKGGKLKNAQEVFLDLLTKGYCLNAKTYTVLINGLCKEGLLDEALALWSKMENNGCIPDAVTFEIMIRAFFEEDENDKAEKFLYEMIARGLL, encoded by the coding sequence ATGGCCTTCGCTTTCTCTGTAATGGGCAAGGGTCTCAAACTGGGTCATTACCCAACTACCATAACCTTGAGCACTCTCATGAAAGGTCTCTGTCTTAAGGGTGAGGTCAAAAAAGCTCTGAACTTTCATGACAAGGTGTTGACACAAGGGTTTCGGCTGGATGAGATTAGTTATGGGACTTTGATCAATGGGGTGTGTAAAATAGGAGAAACAAGAGCTGCCATTAGGTTGTTGAGAATGATTGAAGGAAGGTCTATTAAGCCTAATTTGATAATGTATAGCACAATCATTGATAGTCTATGCAAAGATAGTCTTGTTACTGAGGCTTGTGATTTATATTCTGAAATGGTTGTGAAGGGAATTTCTCCTGATGTTGTCACTTACACTATTTTAATATGTGGTTTTTGCACTGTGGGTCAACTAAACAAAGCAATTGGTTTGTTAAATGAAATGGTATTGAAAAATATCGACCCAGATATTTATACCTATAGTATATTGATTGATGCTTTATGTAAGGAAGGAAAGGTAAAAGAAGCTAGAAATGTGTTTGCTGTGATGGTCAAAGCATGTTTGAAACCTGATGTTATTGTTTGTAGTACTTTAATGGATGGATATTTCTTAGTTAATGAAGTGAACAGTGCAAAACATGTATTCTACTCTATGACTCAAATGGGAGTAACTCCTGATGTTCACTGCTATACTATCATGATTCATGGACTATGTAAGATTAAAATGGTGGATGATGCTATGAATCTTTTTAAAGAAATGCACTTGAAAAATATGGTTCCTGATACAGTGACTTATACTTCTCTTATTGCTGGTTTGTGCAAATCAGGAAGAATCTCTTATGTTTGGGATCTTATTGGTCAGATGCATGATGTAGGTCAACCTCTTGATGTAATCACTTATAATAACTTAATAGATGCTTTATGCAAAAATGGTCATCTTGACAAAGCAATTGAATTCttcaacaaaatgaaaaaccaaGGAATTCAGCCAAATGTGTACACATTCACTATACTTCTTGATGGACTTTGTAAAGGTGGAAAGCTTAAGAATGCACAAGAGGTTTTTCTAGATCTTTTGACTAAAGGCTATTGTTTAAACGCCAAAACATATACTGTTTTGATCAACGGGCTTTGTAAAGAGGGCTTGCTTGATGAAGCATTGGCCTTATGGtcaaaaatggaaaacaatGGTTGCATTCCAGATGCTGtaacttttgaaataatgaTTCGTGCTTtctttgaagaagatgaaaatgataagGCGGAGAAATTTCTTTATGAAATGATTGCTAGAGGCCTATTGTAA
- the LOC106764301 gene encoding putative pentatricopeptide repeat-containing protein At1g12700, mitochondrial isoform X4 yields the protein MLHMHPTPPTFQFNKILSSLMNSQMAFAFSVMGKGLKLGHYPTTITLSTLMKGLCLKGEVKKALNFHDKVLTQGFRLDEISYGTLINGVCKIGETRAAIRLLRMIEGRSIKPNLIMYSTIIDSLCKDSLVTEACDLYSEMVVKGISPDVVTYTILICGFCTVGQLNKAIGLLNEMVLKNIDPDIYTYSILIDALCKEGKVKEARNVFAVMVKACLKPDVIVCSTLMDGYFLVNEVNSAKHVFYSMTQMGVTPDVHCYTIMIHGLCKIKMVDDAMNLFKEMHLKNMVPDTVTYTSLIAGLCKSGRISYVWDLIGQMHDVGQPLDVITYNNLIDALCKNGHLDKAIEFFNKMKNQGIQPNVYTFTILLDGLCKGGKLKNAQEVFLDLLTKGYCLNAKTYTVLINGLCKEGLLDEALALWSKMENNGCIPDAVTFEIMIRAFFEEDENDKAEKFLYEMIARGLL from the exons ATGCTTCATATGCATCCTACCCCACCCACATTCCAATTTAACAAGATTTTAAGTTCCCTTATGAATA GTCAAATGGCCTTCGCTTTCTCTGTAATGGGCAAGGGTCTCAAACTGGGTCATTACCCAACTACCATAACCTTGAGCACTCTCATGAAAGGTCTCTGTCTTAAGGGTGAGGTCAAAAAAGCTCTGAACTTTCATGACAAGGTGTTGACACAAGGGTTTCGGCTGGATGAGATTAGTTATGGGACTTTGATCAATGGGGTGTGTAAAATAGGAGAAACAAGAGCTGCCATTAGGTTGTTGAGAATGATTGAAGGAAGGTCTATTAAGCCTAATTTGATAATGTATAGCACAATCATTGATAGTCTATGCAAAGATAGTCTTGTTACTGAGGCTTGTGATTTATATTCTGAAATGGTTGTGAAGGGAATTTCTCCTGATGTTGTCACTTACACTATTTTAATATGTGGTTTTTGCACTGTGGGTCAACTAAACAAAGCAATTGGTTTGTTAAATGAAATGGTATTGAAAAATATCGACCCAGATATTTATACCTATAGTATATTGATTGATGCTTTATGTAAGGAAGGAAAGGTAAAAGAAGCTAGAAATGTGTTTGCTGTGATGGTCAAAGCATGTTTGAAACCTGATGTTATTGTTTGTAGTACTTTAATGGATGGATATTTCTTAGTTAATGAAGTGAACAGTGCAAAACATGTATTCTACTCTATGACTCAAATGGGAGTAACTCCTGATGTTCACTGCTATACTATCATGATTCATGGACTATGTAAGATTAAAATGGTGGATGATGCTATGAATCTTTTTAAAGAAATGCACTTGAAAAATATGGTTCCTGATACAGTGACTTATACTTCTCTTATTGCTGGTTTGTGCAAATCAGGAAGAATCTCTTATGTTTGGGATCTTATTGGTCAGATGCATGATGTAGGTCAACCTCTTGATGTAATCACTTATAATAACTTAATAGATGCTTTATGCAAAAATGGTCATCTTGACAAAGCAATTGAATTCttcaacaaaatgaaaaaccaaGGAATTCAGCCAAATGTGTACACATTCACTATACTTCTTGATGGACTTTGTAAAGGTGGAAAGCTTAAGAATGCACAAGAGGTTTTTCTAGATCTTTTGACTAAAGGCTATTGTTTAAACGCCAAAACATATACTGTTTTGATCAACGGGCTTTGTAAAGAGGGCTTGCTTGATGAAGCATTGGCCTTATGGtcaaaaatggaaaacaatGGTTGCATTCCAGATGCTGtaacttttgaaataatgaTTCGTGCTTtctttgaagaagatgaaaatgataagGCGGAGAAATTTCTTTATGAAATGATTGCTAGAGGCCTATTGTAA
- the LOC106764301 gene encoding putative pentatricopeptide repeat-containing protein At1g12700, mitochondrial isoform X1 has translation MLLARRLRYFLSPSIPKFPPFLQNPFSFCFPSPCALHSHSQRSLINNLDDAFFQFNQMLHMHPTPPTFQFNKILSSLMNSQMAFAFSVMGKGLKLGHYPTTITLSTLMKGLCLKGEVKKALNFHDKVLTQGFRLDEISYGTLINGVCKIGETRAAIRLLRMIEGRSIKPNLIMYSTIIDSLCKDSLVTEACDLYSEMVVKGISPDVVTYTILICGFCTVGQLNKAIGLLNEMVLKNIDPDIYTYSILIDALCKEGKVKEARNVFAVMVKACLKPDVIVCSTLMDGYFLVNEVNSAKHVFYSMTQMGVTPDVHCYTIMIHGLCKIKMVDDAMNLFKEMHLKNMVPDTVTYTSLIAGLCKSGRISYVWDLIGQMHDVGQPLDVITYNNLIDALCKNGHLDKAIEFFNKMKNQGIQPNVYTFTILLDGLCKGGKLKNAQEVFLDLLTKGYCLNAKTYTVLINGLCKEGLLDEALALWSKMENNGCIPDAVTFEIMIRAFFEEDENDKAEKFLYEMIARGLL, from the exons ATGTTACTGGCTAGAAGATTAAGGTATTTTCTCTCTCCTTCCATTCCCAAATTTCCTCCTTTCCTTCAAAACCCCTTTTCCTTTTGCTTCCCTTCACCCTGTGCACTCCACTCTCACTCCCAGCGCTCACTCATTAACAATCTTGATGATGCTTTTTTCCAATTCAACCAGATGCTTCATATGCATCCTACCCCACCCACATTCCAATTTAACAAGATTTTAAGTTCCCTTATGAATA GTCAAATGGCCTTCGCTTTCTCTGTAATGGGCAAGGGTCTCAAACTGGGTCATTACCCAACTACCATAACCTTGAGCACTCTCATGAAAGGTCTCTGTCTTAAGGGTGAGGTCAAAAAAGCTCTGAACTTTCATGACAAGGTGTTGACACAAGGGTTTCGGCTGGATGAGATTAGTTATGGGACTTTGATCAATGGGGTGTGTAAAATAGGAGAAACAAGAGCTGCCATTAGGTTGTTGAGAATGATTGAAGGAAGGTCTATTAAGCCTAATTTGATAATGTATAGCACAATCATTGATAGTCTATGCAAAGATAGTCTTGTTACTGAGGCTTGTGATTTATATTCTGAAATGGTTGTGAAGGGAATTTCTCCTGATGTTGTCACTTACACTATTTTAATATGTGGTTTTTGCACTGTGGGTCAACTAAACAAAGCAATTGGTTTGTTAAATGAAATGGTATTGAAAAATATCGACCCAGATATTTATACCTATAGTATATTGATTGATGCTTTATGTAAGGAAGGAAAGGTAAAAGAAGCTAGAAATGTGTTTGCTGTGATGGTCAAAGCATGTTTGAAACCTGATGTTATTGTTTGTAGTACTTTAATGGATGGATATTTCTTAGTTAATGAAGTGAACAGTGCAAAACATGTATTCTACTCTATGACTCAAATGGGAGTAACTCCTGATGTTCACTGCTATACTATCATGATTCATGGACTATGTAAGATTAAAATGGTGGATGATGCTATGAATCTTTTTAAAGAAATGCACTTGAAAAATATGGTTCCTGATACAGTGACTTATACTTCTCTTATTGCTGGTTTGTGCAAATCAGGAAGAATCTCTTATGTTTGGGATCTTATTGGTCAGATGCATGATGTAGGTCAACCTCTTGATGTAATCACTTATAATAACTTAATAGATGCTTTATGCAAAAATGGTCATCTTGACAAAGCAATTGAATTCttcaacaaaatgaaaaaccaaGGAATTCAGCCAAATGTGTACACATTCACTATACTTCTTGATGGACTTTGTAAAGGTGGAAAGCTTAAGAATGCACAAGAGGTTTTTCTAGATCTTTTGACTAAAGGCTATTGTTTAAACGCCAAAACATATACTGTTTTGATCAACGGGCTTTGTAAAGAGGGCTTGCTTGATGAAGCATTGGCCTTATGGtcaaaaatggaaaacaatGGTTGCATTCCAGATGCTGtaacttttgaaataatgaTTCGTGCTTtctttgaagaagatgaaaatgataagGCGGAGAAATTTCTTTATGAAATGATTGCTAGAGGCCTATTGTAA
- the LOC106764301 gene encoding putative pentatricopeptide repeat-containing protein At1g12700, mitochondrial isoform X3, which produces MEFTGVDPDFFTLNILVNCFCHLGQMAFAFSVMGKGLKLGHYPTTITLSTLMKGLCLKGEVKKALNFHDKVLTQGFRLDEISYGTLINGVCKIGETRAAIRLLRMIEGRSIKPNLIMYSTIIDSLCKDSLVTEACDLYSEMVVKGISPDVVTYTILICGFCTVGQLNKAIGLLNEMVLKNIDPDIYTYSILIDALCKEGKVKEARNVFAVMVKACLKPDVIVCSTLMDGYFLVNEVNSAKHVFYSMTQMGVTPDVHCYTIMIHGLCKIKMVDDAMNLFKEMHLKNMVPDTVTYTSLIAGLCKSGRISYVWDLIGQMHDVGQPLDVITYNNLIDALCKNGHLDKAIEFFNKMKNQGIQPNVYTFTILLDGLCKGGKLKNAQEVFLDLLTKGYCLNAKTYTVLINGLCKEGLLDEALALWSKMENNGCIPDAVTFEIMIRAFFEEDENDKAEKFLYEMIARGLL; this is translated from the coding sequence ATGGAATTCACTGGAGTTGATCCTGACTTTTTCACTTTGAACATATTGGTTAACTGTTTCTGCCACTTAGGTCAAATGGCCTTCGCTTTCTCTGTAATGGGCAAGGGTCTCAAACTGGGTCATTACCCAACTACCATAACCTTGAGCACTCTCATGAAAGGTCTCTGTCTTAAGGGTGAGGTCAAAAAAGCTCTGAACTTTCATGACAAGGTGTTGACACAAGGGTTTCGGCTGGATGAGATTAGTTATGGGACTTTGATCAATGGGGTGTGTAAAATAGGAGAAACAAGAGCTGCCATTAGGTTGTTGAGAATGATTGAAGGAAGGTCTATTAAGCCTAATTTGATAATGTATAGCACAATCATTGATAGTCTATGCAAAGATAGTCTTGTTACTGAGGCTTGTGATTTATATTCTGAAATGGTTGTGAAGGGAATTTCTCCTGATGTTGTCACTTACACTATTTTAATATGTGGTTTTTGCACTGTGGGTCAACTAAACAAAGCAATTGGTTTGTTAAATGAAATGGTATTGAAAAATATCGACCCAGATATTTATACCTATAGTATATTGATTGATGCTTTATGTAAGGAAGGAAAGGTAAAAGAAGCTAGAAATGTGTTTGCTGTGATGGTCAAAGCATGTTTGAAACCTGATGTTATTGTTTGTAGTACTTTAATGGATGGATATTTCTTAGTTAATGAAGTGAACAGTGCAAAACATGTATTCTACTCTATGACTCAAATGGGAGTAACTCCTGATGTTCACTGCTATACTATCATGATTCATGGACTATGTAAGATTAAAATGGTGGATGATGCTATGAATCTTTTTAAAGAAATGCACTTGAAAAATATGGTTCCTGATACAGTGACTTATACTTCTCTTATTGCTGGTTTGTGCAAATCAGGAAGAATCTCTTATGTTTGGGATCTTATTGGTCAGATGCATGATGTAGGTCAACCTCTTGATGTAATCACTTATAATAACTTAATAGATGCTTTATGCAAAAATGGTCATCTTGACAAAGCAATTGAATTCttcaacaaaatgaaaaaccaaGGAATTCAGCCAAATGTGTACACATTCACTATACTTCTTGATGGACTTTGTAAAGGTGGAAAGCTTAAGAATGCACAAGAGGTTTTTCTAGATCTTTTGACTAAAGGCTATTGTTTAAACGCCAAAACATATACTGTTTTGATCAACGGGCTTTGTAAAGAGGGCTTGCTTGATGAAGCATTGGCCTTATGGtcaaaaatggaaaacaatGGTTGCATTCCAGATGCTGtaacttttgaaataatgaTTCGTGCTTtctttgaagaagatgaaaatgataagGCGGAGAAATTTCTTTATGAAATGATTGCTAGAGGCCTATTGTAA